GCTATCCATATTGCTGAAAAAGTCCGTTCTGAGGTCAAAGCTCTAGAGATCGCCAATGCAAATTCCCAAATCAATAACTGCCTTACTCTCAGCTTAGGAGTTGCTAGCACCGTACCTTGCTCCGAATCCTCCCCGGTAATACTAATTTCGGAGGCTGACAAGGCGCTTTATCAGGCAAAAGCTCAGGGGCGCGATCGGGTTGTCCTGGGTTCTATTCCCGTCAGCTCCTGCCAAAAATCCTCTCAAAATATTTTCACGTATGATAAAGCGTAATTAGCTATTCTTAACACAGGTGTATTACCTGCATTAGCGCCTTGAGTGAAACGACGCCGAGTACAAGCATAGGAGTATGGAGTCAGCGGTTGCTGGCAGCAATGTTGCTGGGTGGACAGGTGGTAGTTCACTTAATCAGGGGTAAAATTCACCGCCGCAATACCCTAGACCAAATGGAAGCAGTTGGTCCGGAATCGTTGCTAATTGCCTTAGTAACAGCGATTTTTGTCGGTATGGTCTTTACCATTCAAGTAGCACGAGAATTCATTAGCTTTGGTGCTGGCAACACTGTGGGTGGCGTGCTGGCGCTGGCATTAACTAGGGAACTCGCACCAGTGCTGACCGCAGTAATCTTAGCGGGACGAGTCGGCTCGGCATTTGCAGCAGAAATCGGGACAATGCGCGTAACAGAGCAGATTGATGCACTTTATATGCTTAAAACTGACCCGATTGATTACTTGGTTATCCCCCGGGTGCTTGCTTGCTGCTTGATGCTACCGATTTTGACCTTGATGTCTCTGATTACAGGCATGATTGGAGGATTGCTGATTGCAACCAATTTATATCACCTCTCCCAAACTACTTTTCTCAATTCAGCTCGGAATTTTCTGGGTGTCTGGGATCTCTCTAGCGCCTTGATTAAAGCAATGTGCTTTGGAGCTTTGATTGCAGTGATCGGTTGTAGTTGGGGCTTGACGACAACTGGCGGAGCTAAGGGAGTAGGACAATCAACCACCGCTGCTGTAGTGACAGCGTTGTTGGCTATCTTTATTACGAACTTTTTCTTATCTTGGTTGATGTTTCAAGGAACTGGTAGTGCCGTGCTTCGAGGGTTCTAGAACTGACCTTCTAAAATAAGAGTAAAGTAAAGTCTACAAATAGGGCAGGATTAAAGATTGTGACTACTTCCTTTGAGCCAACTTCAGCATCAACTGTTCAACTCGCGCCCAGTTACACGTTGCCTTTGGCTTTGGTAATTATTGCCATTCCAGTGTTGCTGGTTTCAGCTTGGGTAGGAGGCGCGATCGCTCTGTTTGGTTTATTTCTCATGTTCCAAGCCGTAACGCTGTGTCTGCAATTTACCGCAACAGCTCTAGATATTTACAGAGGAGAAACCTTAATCCGCCACTTTCCCTATCAGGAATGGCAAAATTGGCAGATTTTCTGGCCTGCGGTTCCCATCCTGTTTTATTTCAAAGAAGTCAAAAGTATACATTTCTTGCCGATTCTGTTCGACCCCAAAACGCTTCAAACCTGTCTAGAACAACGTTGCCCGAAAATAGGGGCAAGGGGCGAGGGAAAATCCTAACTTCTATCGTTCTTAAGGTTGATAGCTTTTTATTGATTGCTTGTAGGAATAACACTAGTTTTTATGAATCCAGACGAATTTCAAACTCCAAAATCAGCCACTGAGCCGTTGATCGAGCCAGAAGAGCAAAATTCTCCAATCAAGTCACTGGAGGACTTAGATATCGAGGAGCAAGATTCTCTGGAGGAGTCCCCGGAAGACCCAGAAATTAAGTTCTTGACTGAACTAGAGGATCAAATTTCTACGGTGGAGGAACTGGAAGAATCACAGGAAGATAGTCAGGCAGGATTGGCAGCACAAAGAGTAGCTGACTTGCAACGCCAGGAACAAACCCTAAGACAGGAAATAGCCACCCTGCAAGCTTCCTATAAGATGCTTTCTGAACAAATAGCAGAAACCCAAACAGCCATGGGGCGTGTGGTGCAAGAAGCTCTGGCGCAATTGGAGCAGCGTAAACAAACACTGCAAGTTGCTGTGGAACAGCTGGAACGTCGCCAGGAACGCATCCGCACAGAAATGCGAACAACGTTTGCTGGTGCATCCCAAGACTTAGCGATTCGAGTGCAGGGGTTTAAGGATTATCTCACTGGCAGCTTACAAGATTTAGCAGCTGCGGCAGAACAGCTAGAACTGGTGAAGGCGAAAGAAGAACCGCCAAAACCAGCTGTAAAACCATCCAAGTCAGCGGAAACTCCGCCTTCACCGCAGTTTACCGAACAACGCTTTCAATCAACTACAAAGCATATTCAGCGTCTCATAGATCAATACCGTACTAAGCCAGACTACTATGGTCCGCCCTGGCAACTGCGCCGCACATTTGAACCAGTCCACGCTGAACGAGTCTCTAACTGGTTTCTCACCCAAGGAGGACGGGGCGCTTTGCGGACGATGGGCAGTCGCTTGCAAAATATCTTGATTAGCTCAGCTATTATATCGGTGTTATATACACTGTATAGCGATCGCCTTCGGGCTCTAGTTTTAGCTAATACACCCGAACGTTTGGGAGATTGGCGACGAGGTTTGCAGGACTGCTTGGGAATTACTCGCAGTGATTTTGGTCCAGAACGGGGAGTTGTCTTGTTTGAAACTGCTGACGCTGTTGCCCTGAAAGCCGAACGACTGATTAAAGCTAATCAGATGCCGCTGATTATAATTGATGATTCTGAAGACACAATTAGTCTTTCACTGCTGCAATTCCCGCTACTATTAGCCTTTGCGCCTGATCCTAGAACGGCTAGAGATTATGAATTTTAAACTCTCTGTATAATACAAACCTCATACGGGATAATCCAAACTTCATACGGGCGGGTTTGCCATAATCTGGGTGGGGGGAAGGATAAATCTGATAAAAACCCGCCCCTACAAAACTCAAAACTAATTCAAATGACTCTCTGGTTGACTTTGTGCGGGGCAATTTTGCTGGTAGCTTACTTGCTGGGTTCTACGCCCACTGGCTACACACTAGCGCGGCTGATTAAAGGCATTGATATTCGGGAACATGGTTCTGGTTCAACCGGGGCAACCAATGTACTGAGAACCCTAGGAAAAGGTCCAGGGCTATTGGTATTACTCATTGATATGTTGAAAGGGGTATTAGCGATCGCGCTGGTATATTGGGCGTTCGCTTTTGCCGCCGGTCACACTATTGTTCCCCCAACTGTCAATCTTGAACTTTGGCTTGGTTGGATGGTGGCGTTGGCTGGGTTAGCAGCTGTACTTGGACATAGTAAATCAATTTGGTTGGGCTTTACGGGTGGAAAATCCGTTGCCACTAGTTTAGGCATTTTATTAGCAATGTCGTGGCAAGTAGCTTTGGGAACGATGGCAGTTTTTGGCGTGGTGCTGGTGCTGTCGCGGATTGTGTCTCTTAGTTCTATTGCTGGAGCGATCGCTGTTTCTGTCTTCATGGTACTCCTACATCAGCCACTACCCTACCTGCTGTTTGCCGTTGCTGGTGGCATATATGTCATCTGGCGACACCGTAGCAACATCCAGCGTTTACTTGCGGGTACAGAATCACAACTAGGACAGAAGTTACAGTCAGAACCAGAACAAAGTCTTAAATAACCACTCGCCTCTCGTCCCTCGCCCCTATTTTCAAATTTCTTGCAGCAGCCAGCGGAAGCCTATCACTTCCTCCTGCGAGTCCCTCACAGCGGTGGCTGTACAAATAACTGGAAAAGGCGTACTTTGCCGAGGTTGAAGTTGTATCTCCCAACTCCTGAGTTCTTTACCTGTTTGCAACTGATTCACATTGGTTTGGAAGGTACAGCAGGTTTCCTTGGTAACAAAGACATTCAATGGCTTGCCCACTAAATAGAATTTTTGCGGAATGTTCAGCAAGTTGGCTGCTGCCTCGTTAGCTTCCTGAATCACCGTATACAAGTCTGTAACTACATAGCCACAAGGGGCAAACTCAAACAAGTCCTGATATCGACGAGCTTCCTTTTTCAGTGTCAGATTAGCTACCTCCAGTTCTTCAGTACGCAGGTGCAACTCCTCCATTACTGCGTATATTTCTTCAAAGGCGTTTGAAAGTTGGTCTAGCGACTCCCACATCAATGCTTCCTGTTCTTCCGGCACTGTGTTAGCACGCTTCCATAACATTTCCAAACGTGGCAGTGCTAAGTTAAGTAACTGATCGAGTGCCTGATTATTTCTCATCGTGAACATGACGTAATCACCAAACCTATTAGTTGAACTCCAATCCGGCAACAGAATAACCTAGAAACTTTAGACCCCGTGTCTAACTCAGTTCAAATGAGAAGTCTAGCCCAGCTTTTGCTAATTAAGTTTAAAAAATGTATACTCTTAATTAAGATAGCGCGATTTCTGGTACAGAGCTTCTAACTAGAGAATTATCAACCAGCCTAGTCACTTGTAGGGTTTGCTCGATAACTTGGCAAGCTGGAGCAATATAAAGAACTATTAAATTATTTAATTTTGACCAAAGGTCTATATTATCAGCTTTAGCCCTAGAATTACTCAGGAATGCGTGATTATAGTCTGATTTAGAGGAGATGACGAATGATGCGATCGCCTAACCCAGTGGTTCGATAAAGTAGTTAAGAAAGAATTGCTCCAAGATACAGCATAAACTTTTTCTAGTCCCAGCATCCCCCCTAGACTTAACGTTAGCCAGAGAGTATTTAATGAGTTATTTGGAAGCAACTGCAAAATTTTATACTGAAGTAGCACAGTCCCCACAAGTTGGTTTGTGCTGCGTTCAAAGCAGTCCTCTGCAATTACCAGGACTAAAAATTCCCTGCAAAATGCAGGAGATGAATTATGGCTGCGGTACCACTGTTCACCCAGCTGAACTCGCTAATCAACCTACTGTACTATATGTAGGTGTCGGCGGTGGCTTAGAAGCATTGCAATTCGCCTATTTTTCCCGCCGTCCTAGTGCCGTGATTGCCGTTGATCCAGTCGCAGCCATGCGTGAGGCAGCGGCGTGTAACCTGCAAATCGCTGCCAAAGAAAACCCTTGGTTTAATCCTAGTTTTGTCGAAATTCGGTCAGGGGATGCCTTTTCCCTACCCCAACTCGATGCTTCTGTCGATGTAGTGGCACAGAATTGTCTATTCAATATCTTTGAACCAGAGGATTTAACCCGTGCTTTAAAAGAAGCATTTCGGGTACTAAAACCAGGCGGACGCTTGCAGATGAGCGATCCAATTGCCACCCGTCCAATTCCAGCACATCTGCAACAAGATGAACGATTAAGGGCTATGTGTCTATCCGGCGCTCTTACCTACGATCAGTATATCCAGCGAATTATTGACGCTGGCTTTGGGCAGGTTGAAATCAGAGCACGTCGTCCTTACCGCATCTTAGACTGTCATAGCTACAACCTAGAAGATAATTTACTACTAGAAAGTCTTGATTCTGTTTCTTTCAAAGTTTCCATCCCAGAAGATGGTGCCTGCGTCTTCACTGGTAAAACTGCTATTTACACTGGAATAGAACGATTTTTCGATGACTCAGCTGGACATATACTTCAGCGAGGTGTGCCAGCAGCAGTGTGTGATAAAACAGCTGCTAAACTTGCCTCTCTCATACCTAAGGACGTGGTGGTTACTAATTCAACTTGGCACTATAGTGGGGGCGGTTGTTGTTAGAGCTGGCTTTCAGCTATTAAGATACTACGCTGTTAGGTCTGCCATCAGCTGATTTTAGACCTACCCTTAAGCAGGGTCAAATTATTATTTTTTCATAGAAGTAAGGCATGATTCAAACAGCAGGAACACCTTTCATTAAAAAATTAAACTCACCTTTAACTAAAAACAAAATTAAGGTTTTACAAATTAACTTAGGCAAGCGGTGCAATCTTGCCTGTGCACACTGCCATGTAGAAGCTGGACCCAAACGAACTGAAGAGCTTTCACCCGAAATTTGTAACCAGTTAATTCAGATTATTCATAAATTTCCTGAAATTAAAATTGTTGATCTAACGGGTGGTGCTCCAGAAATGAATTATGGCTTTAAACCACTGGTAGAAGCAGCACGAGACAATGGCAAACAAGTGATTGTCCGGTCTAATTTGACAATTTATTTTGAAAAAGATTTTGGCGATCTTCCAGAATATTGCGCTAAACACCAAACAAGAATTGTTGCATCGCTGCCCTGCTACCTGGCAGATAATGTTGATAAAATGCGAGGGCGGGGTGTATTTGATGCTTCGATTAAAGCGCTTCAATGGTTGAATCAACTAGGGTATGGTGAAAACCCAAATTTAATCCTCGATTTAGTGTTTAACCCTCAGCTTCCAATCAATGAAAAGTTTTCTCTGACTCCAAATCAAAATCGACTGACACAAGACTATAAAATGTTCTTGCAAGAACATTTTGGAATTGTATTTAACAACCTATTCACCATTACTAATTTACCAGTTGGTAGGACTAAAATCCATTTACAACGTAAGCAACTGTACGCACCTTATTTACATTTTTTAGAGTCGCAATTCAATTCGAGTACAATTGAGCATTTGATGTGTCGAGATGAACTTTCAGTTGATTATCTGGGTAATATTTACGATTGCGACTTCAACCAGATGATGAATCTGCCAGCTAAAACTCGGGATGGCAAAACGCTAACGGTTACCAAGCTTTTGGCAGATGGGACTTTAGATCTAATTGATGAAGTACAAACTGCGCCCTATTGCTACGGTTGTACTGCTGGCAGCGGTTCAAGTTGTGGTGGTGCTTTGATTGAAAGTTAAGCTTGATTCTCTTTCACAGACTCTCGTAGGTAAGTTTAGGGTTTTCCCAGTTGGTCTCTTGCAGAAATTCATCGAATGTGGTAAGGAGTCCAGGAAACTCTTCCCTCAAGTGCTTGACATCAGCTTGATAACCCTTAGTGCGATACCACTGAATCAGAGCGAACAGTTCCTTTCTCAGGAGGAGTAAAAAAATCCAGGCGGGAATCTGTTTATAGACAACTGCAGTCCCCTGCGCTTTTGAAAATGCCTCCGCCAGCTGCTTTGGGGTCAGCACGTCGCCAGCCAGTTCAATTTCTTGACCGATGTACTTGCAGGGATTTTTCATCACGTAGGCAGCAATGCGACCCATGTCTTTAGTCGCAACCAGATGTAGGGGCTTGTCAGGTTGAATGGAGAATGGAAAGACACCCTTGAGAATTGATGGTCGTGTGTACTTCTTCCAAAACTCCTCCATAAACAAGCAGGCTCGCAACATAGTCGTCGGTAAGCCAGCCTGTTTCAGAGTTTGCTCCACCTTGTATTTCTGCTCAATGTGGCTGATACCGGAATTTCTGTCTGCCCCGCCTGCGGAGTTATACACTAAGTGCTTAATGTTGGCGGTCTTAGCAGCTTGTGCCAGGCGGTGCGCTCTCTCGACCTCTAGTGGATCAGGTTTAGTCAAGTCAGCAGAGGTGGCGTGGCAGTAAACAGCCGAAATTCCTTCCAAGGCTGCTTCCAGCGAGCCCTGATCATCTAGGTCTGCCTCAACCAGCTCAACTCCTGCATCGCTTATCTTTGACAGAGAAGGACGGTCAAGAACAATTTTCCTGGTGATGGCGCGTAGGTTGGTGACTCCCTGTTCGAGAACTCCCTTGACTACATTTCCACCAGTACCTCCAGTAACTCCGATCAGCAGGACTTTACCGATTTTCGATTCTGTGGAATCAGGGGAATCTAAGATGTTCACTTCTTGTTTTTATTAAACCGCTTTTGTATTTGTTACTTTTTTAGGACTTACGCAAAATTTACCTCCGGTCAGGTGCCTGCATCAGTCCTGTTTTTAATTTTTGAGAGCTACTGGATTAGAAACACCTAGCAATTCCCATAGCTGTGAGTCTGTGAAATCATGGATGACTAGCATTGCCCCCAGTTCGTAGAGGTCTTCCGGTTCTTGGGTTGAAGCAATACCAACTGTGGGTATGCCAGCTCCCACAGCAGCGCGGATGCCAGAGGGTGAGTCTTCAAAAGCCAGTGCTTGCTCTGGAGATAAGCCAAAGTAGTTGAGAATATGCCGATAGGGAGTAGGGTCAGGCTTAGGTATGCCAACTTCTTCAGATACAACCACCTGATCGAACTTATCTTGCAGATGCAGAACTTTCAGCATATAGTCAGCATTCTGGCGAGGCGCATTGGTTACCACAGCTTGTTTTAGTCCCCGTTGATCTGCCCATTCGATCAAGTTTAACAGCCCAGGCAGAGGAGTGAGTTCAGGAGCCAGTTCACGGAAGCGAGCCTCTTTGCGATCGCTGAATTTTTGTACGGCTTCTGGGGATAACTCTGGCAGCAGTTCTTGCACAATTATTGGGTTGAGTCGTCCACTTATGCGAGTTTTGTAGAACTGTTCATCAATCTCAATCTCGTAGTCCCTCAAGAGTTGCTGCCAAGCTTGGTAGTGTAACGGGTCAGTATTAACGATGGTTCCATCGAGGTCGTACAGGATTGCTGCCAGCATGATTCTTTGCAAGAACTTAGGGCTTGCAGTGACCTTAACACATCTTAATGTGTTAATAGTGTATGTTGACTTACAACGACCTAACTCGTGCAATCGATTGCACTCGAGGGCGCGATTGCCACTACGATATCAAAAGCCGCTCATCCTGCAACAGGTTTGCATTTAAGAAGGACATCTGGCATGTCACCCCAGGCAGAAGACTTCACCATCGGTGTCGAAGAGGAATATCAGATTATCAACCCCACAACACGCGAGCTTTGTTCGCGGGTGCAGCAGATTCTACCGATAGCACAGAAAGCTCTTGGCGAAGAAGTGCAGCCTGAAGCTCAGCTCTCACAAATAGAGATTGGCACACCCGTCTGTCGAACATTGGCGGACGTGCGCGCAGAACTGGTACGTTTGCGACGGGAAGTCATTGCGGCAGCAGCCATTGACGGTAACCAAATTGCCGCCGCTGGGACACATCCATTTTCATCGTGGGAACAACAGCAAATTACGCCCAAAGAACGTTATCAAGAGCTGATGCGAGATTATCAGCAGCTGACCCGGGAGCTAATGATCTTTGGCTGTCACGTGCACGTTGGCATCAGAGATCGCTCTACGGCAATCCGTGTCATGAACCGCGCGCGAGTGTGGCTGGCACCGATGCTGGCGCTAGCAGCAAACTCGCCTTTCTGGTTAGGTACGGATACAGGATATGCAAGTTATCGCACCCAAATTTGGGGCAGGTGGCCGATATCAGGTCCGCCATTAATTTTCGAGTCACAAGCTGAATACGAAGCGCTTGTAGAAGCTCTGCTCGCAACTAGAAGTGTAGAGGAGGCGACGAAGATTTATTGGGATATGCGATTGTCCGAGCGTTATCCGACAGTGGAGTTTCGTGTCACGGATGTGTGCATGACAGTAGACGAGGCGGTGATGGTGGCGGGACTCACACGCGCTTTGGTACGGACTTGTTGCGGGCAAGCAATGCGTGATGAACCGTTCCCTGCAGTACGCCACGAACTTATACGTGCTGCTCACTGGCGCGCTGCACGTTATGGCTTAGATACAGAGCTGATAGACGTTGGCGCTATGGCTGCCGTCCCAGCGCGCGATCTGGTTAAGAAGTTTCTAGCCTTTGTTCGCCCATCCCTAGAAGAGTATGGAGACTGGGACGAGATTTCATCGATTGTCCAGGAAACAATGCAACGCGGTACAGGTGCAACACGGCAGCGTGAAGCATACAAACGTGCGGGACATATGGAGGATGTCGTTGACTTAATCGTTGCGGAAACAGCCAAAGGAATAGGTTGATTCGTAGGTAGATAGTTCGCGCAAGTTTGTATTCATAAACACAGGCTTATTTAACATTAGTCCATTCCGCAGATGGAGGAACTGCGAAGAGCAACAGGAGTATCTGTGGAAGAAAATTAAGCTTGTACAGAAGAGGGCTTTACTATGAAGACCCGCTACTTAGCTCTGAGCCTGGGAATCGTCTTTCTGCTCATTGGTATAATGGGATTTGTGCCAGCTTTGCGTTCACTGCCTAGCAACGCACCTGACATCACAGTTGATGCTGGGTATGGCTACCTACTAGGCTTATTTCCAATCAATGTCTTGCATAACATCGTACACCTAACAGTTGGTGCGTTGGGTATCTTTGCCTATTTCAGCGGCGTTAACGGTTCGCGATTATTTGCACAAGGTTTGACGATTTTTTATGGAGCGCTAGCAGTTATGGGTTTGATTCCAGCCACCAACACGACGTTTGATTTAATCCCAATCTTTAGTAACGATGTCTGGCTCCATGCAGGGACGGCACTAATTTCAGGGTACTTTGGGTTCGTGGCACCAGAAAAAGAGGAGAGCGACGCCAGAACGATGCAAAGCTAAGAATTAGATCAGAATCCTGGTTTCCTGTAAAACTTGTTCCCGTTAGGGCAAACTCTTTGCGGAGTAACCGCTGGATACAGCCTTGATACTCCGCACAAATTGAGTGTCAGTCCATGCATAGGCAAATTCATTCAGCCTGGTGCCGCCGATTTCAATCTGCTGTTCATAAACCTTGTGCCCTCCCAAGGCTTCATAAAACCTACAGGCTGGATTATCTGCTAAGACCCAGACTAACATTGAGTTCAATCTGGACTGAAATAGCCGGTTGACGACAGCTCGGGTAAGGATTCGTCCGATGCCTTGCCGCTGGTAGGTATCTATGATGTAGATGGCGTATAACTCACCCTTGTAAACTGGGTCGCCAGTGCGCTCTAGACCACCATCGGCAAAACCAATAATCTGTCCAGCTCCACCCTCAACTACATAGATAAAATGGTTGTTTTCTGCTGCTTTGCTCAGCATTTGCAGCCAGCTACGCTCTCGCTGCTCCTAGGATAACTTAGATAGGTATTCCTCTGGCACAATGCCACGATAGGTAGAGAGCCAGGTATCTACGTGTACCCTTGCTATCGCCGACGCATCATCTAAGCGAGCTTCTCGTAAAATCATCAGCTGTAGCTGTGGTTCAATCTAAGTTAGCAGCCAAGCGCTGGCAATGTCTAGAACTTCCTGATCTCATTACAACATGGGGTAGATATGGCTCGGCTGCTACC
This window of the Chroococcidiopsis sp. CCMEE 29 genome carries:
- a CDS encoding MlaE family lipid ABC transporter permease subunit, which gives rise to MSETTPSTSIGVWSQRLLAAMLLGGQVVVHLIRGKIHRRNTLDQMEAVGPESLLIALVTAIFVGMVFTIQVAREFISFGAGNTVGGVLALALTRELAPVLTAVILAGRVGSAFAAEIGTMRVTEQIDALYMLKTDPIDYLVIPRVLACCLMLPILTLMSLITGMIGGLLIATNLYHLSQTTFLNSARNFLGVWDLSSALIKAMCFGALIAVIGCSWGLTTTGGAKGVGQSTTAAVVTALLAIFITNFFLSWLMFQGTGSAVLRGF
- a CDS encoding DUF3119 family protein → MTTSFEPTSASTVQLAPSYTLPLALVIIAIPVLLVSAWVGGAIALFGLFLMFQAVTLCLQFTATALDIYRGETLIRHFPYQEWQNWQIFWPAVPILFYFKEVKSIHFLPILFDPKTLQTCLEQRCPKIGARGEGKS
- a CDS encoding DUF3086 domain-containing protein, which produces MNPDEFQTPKSATEPLIEPEEQNSPIKSLEDLDIEEQDSLEESPEDPEIKFLTELEDQISTVEELEESQEDSQAGLAAQRVADLQRQEQTLRQEIATLQASYKMLSEQIAETQTAMGRVVQEALAQLEQRKQTLQVAVEQLERRQERIRTEMRTTFAGASQDLAIRVQGFKDYLTGSLQDLAAAAEQLELVKAKEEPPKPAVKPSKSAETPPSPQFTEQRFQSTTKHIQRLIDQYRTKPDYYGPPWQLRRTFEPVHAERVSNWFLTQGGRGALRTMGSRLQNILISSAIISVLYTLYSDRLRALVLANTPERLGDWRRGLQDCLGITRSDFGPERGVVLFETADAVALKAERLIKANQMPLIIIDDSEDTISLSLLQFPLLLAFAPDPRTARDYEF
- the plsY gene encoding glycerol-3-phosphate 1-O-acyltransferase PlsY, giving the protein MTLWLTLCGAILLVAYLLGSTPTGYTLARLIKGIDIREHGSGSTGATNVLRTLGKGPGLLVLLIDMLKGVLAIALVYWAFAFAAGHTIVPPTVNLELWLGWMVALAGLAAVLGHSKSIWLGFTGGKSVATSLGILLAMSWQVALGTMAVFGVVLVLSRIVSLSSIAGAIAVSVFMVLLHQPLPYLLFAVAGGIYVIWRHRSNIQRLLAGTESQLGQKLQSEPEQSLK
- a CDS encoding PAS domain-containing protein, whose protein sequence is MRNNQALDQLLNLALPRLEMLWKRANTVPEEQEALMWESLDQLSNAFEEIYAVMEELHLRTEELEVANLTLKKEARRYQDLFEFAPCGYVVTDLYTVIQEANEAAANLLNIPQKFYLVGKPLNVFVTKETCCTFQTNVNQLQTGKELRSWEIQLQPRQSTPFPVICTATAVRDSQEEVIGFRWLLQEI
- the arsM gene encoding arsenosugar biosynthesis arsenite methyltransferase ArsM, with amino-acid sequence MSYLEATAKFYTEVAQSPQVGLCCVQSSPLQLPGLKIPCKMQEMNYGCGTTVHPAELANQPTVLYVGVGGGLEALQFAYFSRRPSAVIAVDPVAAMREAAACNLQIAAKENPWFNPSFVEIRSGDAFSLPQLDASVDVVAQNCLFNIFEPEDLTRALKEAFRVLKPGGRLQMSDPIATRPIPAHLQQDERLRAMCLSGALTYDQYIQRIIDAGFGQVEIRARRPYRILDCHSYNLEDNLLLESLDSVSFKVSIPEDGACVFTGKTAIYTGIERFFDDSAGHILQRGVPAAVCDKTAAKLASLIPKDVVVTNSTWHYSGGGCC
- the arsS gene encoding arsenosugar biosynthesis radical SAM (seleno)protein ArsS (Some members of this family are selenoproteins.), with product MIQTAGTPFIKKLNSPLTKNKIKVLQINLGKRCNLACAHCHVEAGPKRTEELSPEICNQLIQIIHKFPEIKIVDLTGGAPEMNYGFKPLVEAARDNGKQVIVRSNLTIYFEKDFGDLPEYCAKHQTRIVASLPCYLADNVDKMRGRGVFDASIKALQWLNQLGYGENPNLILDLVFNPQLPINEKFSLTPNQNRLTQDYKMFLQEHFGIVFNNLFTITNLPVGRTKIHLQRKQLYAPYLHFLESQFNSSTIEHLMCRDELSVDYLGNIYDCDFNQMMNLPAKTRDGKTLTVTKLLADGTLDLIDEVQTAPYCYGCTAGSGSSCGGALIES
- a CDS encoding NmrA family NAD(P)-binding protein, coding for MLDSPDSTESKIGKVLLIGVTGGTGGNVVKGVLEQGVTNLRAITRKIVLDRPSLSKISDAGVELVEADLDDQGSLEAALEGISAVYCHATSADLTKPDPLEVERAHRLAQAAKTANIKHLVYNSAGGADRNSGISHIEQKYKVEQTLKQAGLPTTMLRACLFMEEFWKKYTRPSILKGVFPFSIQPDKPLHLVATKDMGRIAAYVMKNPCKYIGQEIELAGDVLTPKQLAEAFSKAQGTAVVYKQIPAWIFLLLLRKELFALIQWYRTKGYQADVKHLREEFPGLLTTFDEFLQETNWENPKLTYESL
- a CDS encoding HAD-IA family hydrolase yields the protein MLAAILYDLDGTIVNTDPLHYQAWQQLLRDYEIEIDEQFYKTRISGRLNPIIVQELLPELSPEAVQKFSDRKEARFRELAPELTPLPGLLNLIEWADQRGLKQAVVTNAPRQNADYMLKVLHLQDKFDQVVVSEEVGIPKPDPTPYRHILNYFGLSPEQALAFEDSPSGIRAAVGAGIPTVGIASTQEPEDLYELGAMLVIHDFTDSQLWELLGVSNPVALKN
- a CDS encoding carboxylate-amine ligase → MSPQAEDFTIGVEEEYQIINPTTRELCSRVQQILPIAQKALGEEVQPEAQLSQIEIGTPVCRTLADVRAELVRLRREVIAAAAIDGNQIAAAGTHPFSSWEQQQITPKERYQELMRDYQQLTRELMIFGCHVHVGIRDRSTAIRVMNRARVWLAPMLALAANSPFWLGTDTGYASYRTQIWGRWPISGPPLIFESQAEYEALVEALLATRSVEEATKIYWDMRLSERYPTVEFRVTDVCMTVDEAVMVAGLTRALVRTCCGQAMRDEPFPAVRHELIRAAHWRAARYGLDTELIDVGAMAAVPARDLVKKFLAFVRPSLEEYGDWDEISSIVQETMQRGTGATRQREAYKRAGHMEDVVDLIVAETAKGIG
- a CDS encoding DUF4383 domain-containing protein, translating into MKTRYLALSLGIVFLLIGIMGFVPALRSLPSNAPDITVDAGYGYLLGLFPINVLHNIVHLTVGALGIFAYFSGVNGSRLFAQGLTIFYGALAVMGLIPATNTTFDLIPIFSNDVWLHAGTALISGYFGFVAPEKEESDARTMQS
- a CDS encoding GNAT family N-acetyltransferase, producing MLSKAAENNHFIYVVEGGAGQIIGFADGGLERTGDPVYKGELYAIYIIDTYQRQGIGRILTRAVVNRLFQSRLNSMLVWVLADNPACRFYEALGGHKVYEQQIEIGGTRLNEFAYAWTDTQFVRSIKAVSSGYSAKSLP